A window of Lepidochelys kempii isolate rLepKem1 chromosome 1, rLepKem1.hap2, whole genome shotgun sequence contains these coding sequences:
- the MRPS33 gene encoding small ribosomal subunit protein mS33 isoform X1 has product MGERDGGKCVYVCVSILCPEMSALSNYALRMARLSARIFGEVVRPTDNKSMKVVKLFSEQPLAKQKEVYDWYPPHNTYFALMKKLRFFGLYRDEHQDFKEEMRRLRKLRGKGKPKKGEGKRATKKK; this is encoded by the exons ATGGGAGAAAGAGATGGAG GGAAGTGTGTATATGTGTGCGTGTCCATTCTTTGCCCAGAGATGTCTGCTCTTTCCAATTATGCCTTGCGGATGGCCCGCCTGAGTGCCCGGATATTTGGAGAAGTTGTCAGGCCAACAGACAATAAGTCCATGAAAGTAGTGAAGCTGTTCAGCGAGCAGCCCCTCGCCAAACAGAAGGAGGTCTACGATTGGTATCCCCCTCACAACACCTACTTCGCCCTCATGAAGAAACTCCGCTTCTTTGGCCTCTACAG AGATGAACATCAAGATTTTAAGGAAGAGATGAGACGGCTGAGAAAGCTCCGTGGTAAAGGAAAACCcaagaaaggagaaggaaagagagctACCAAGAAGAAATAG
- the MRPS33 gene encoding small ribosomal subunit protein mS33 isoform X2, translating into MSALSNYALRMARLSARIFGEVVRPTDNKSMKVVKLFSEQPLAKQKEVYDWYPPHNTYFALMKKLRFFGLYRDEHQDFKEEMRRLRKLRGKGKPKKGEGKRATKKK; encoded by the exons ATGTCTGCTCTTTCCAATTATGCCTTGCGGATGGCCCGCCTGAGTGCCCGGATATTTGGAGAAGTTGTCAGGCCAACAGACAATAAGTCCATGAAAGTAGTGAAGCTGTTCAGCGAGCAGCCCCTCGCCAAACAGAAGGAGGTCTACGATTGGTATCCCCCTCACAACACCTACTTCGCCCTCATGAAGAAACTCCGCTTCTTTGGCCTCTACAG AGATGAACATCAAGATTTTAAGGAAGAGATGAGACGGCTGAGAAAGCTCCGTGGTAAAGGAAAACCcaagaaaggagaaggaaagagagctACCAAGAAGAAATAG